aattagggcttaaatcaataaaatgggtctttacttttaaatttaatatttttgagttcctttttaaaaccttttgagtaattaccaaactgacttttgagaatttaggtattatatgaaggactaattcaacaaattttgttttaatttgaaaaagtctctgggcGTACGCCCAAAGCGTACGTCCCAAATTGCGGAGCGTACGCCTCACACCATCGCCCCGAGACgtttttggtacgcctcgccccAGGGCTAAAATAGTGGTTATCAGTAACATACAGTTACATAATAGTTCACATATCAGGAATATAATAGTTTGCATTAGATCAAATCGATTGgagaaatattatataaataaatctAGACTTAAATTTTTCCTATCTTTAGTTCTTACTTTTTTTTATGGTCTATTTGATTTAGCCGATAAAACGTCCGATAATCGTCCTATAACCGTCCGATAATTGTTAATCCGATATCAATCCACCTGATATCTTATTGGTTGGCTAGCGGATTATTACATTTATAAATTGATAATCGATAAGTCGAATCGCTAAGTATAAATATCCGTCCGATAAGCACCCTTCGTTGAGATGATCCTTTCTCTTCCCATTCTCCTCGCTCaatgtaataaaaaaaattaaaaataaaataaaattgagaTCAGCCAGCAGACACGTCAACAATGTGGGGCCATATATCCTTTTTCTTTGATGGTGAATGGACCAGTAAGATAAAAGTATTCAAATCAAACGGTAGTGATTTGCTTAGGCGAATTTCCCAAAGGAGAAAGGTGAGAAGAGAAGAGAGATCTTTTTGGGGTGTATGACGGTGCACGAGTGGTCAATGGAGTGGCAAATATAAACACGAAAGCCAAAACACAAGCCTAGagagtagagagagagagagagagagagagagagctctTTTATAATTACATCCACAATCCTATATCTATCTTTATATACACGGCCGACCTTTTTCAAGGTCTCTctatttcttttccctttcttctctctatctcttttcAATCTTGAAGAATCTTTTGGGCCTTTAGTATTATTGAGGTGAGCATCTCTTTACCTAATGAATTGGATAATCTCCCTATATATGTCTATATATACATAATTATTTGTTAAAGAAGAGATTGGTATTAGGGTTCTTTTTCAAGATTTGTTTTTTGGGTGGGTGTTGAATGCTTTAATTAGGTGTTTTATCCCTTTAGCACCTCGAACCCTTTGTTTCTTGTGGTTCAATTCAAGCATACTTGCTCGATAAAGCGGTAAAAATTGCAACTTTGGAGCTGATTTTGCTCATTAGAGTTGTTTCTGAGCTGTTTCTTCTGTTCGACTTTACTTCTATTTGTTTGTAGTAATTTCTGAGCTTGTCTTTGTCAAGTTTCTTCTTTGAAAGGGGTATGAAGTAGCTCACTCTTTTGAGATTTAATTAAGCATTTGTTTTGGTTCCGGTTGACTTGTTGTGGTATTGAAATTCCGGCCTCGCTACTTCACTAAATTGCTCTGAAGTGTTTGAAACCAGTTGGTACTTGGAATACAGAATAGAACTGGCTTGTCTTCAGGGCATTGGTTGTTTTACTAATGTCTAGATTAGACCCTATTTCATCTTATCCTTTTTGTTTCCTATGTCCAGTTCCCCGGATTGCCATTTCTTTTTAGCTTTTGGATTATTAGTTAATCAGATTCGTAAAAAGGACTATTGTATTATAtcgtactccctccgtttcaaaagGATTGTCTTAGTTTGACTTGGCACATAAGGGAAGACTTTTGAGATATGTGGTCTTAAAGAAGCCATAGCATTTGCGTGGCTGTAAAACTGTTGAAACTTGTGGTCTGAAACCTGCCATAGCATTTGTGTGGCgacaaaatattttttgttaaaGTAAATATTGAAAGGTGTCAATCTTTTTGAAACAGACTAATAAGGAAATAGGGCCAATCTtcttgaaacagagggagtatttgTTTATATATTGTGATTGAAACCAAGTAACATATACGAGAATGAGGAACAAAACCAACAATCAACTTAACGCTTGTGATGTCCCACAAATCAACTTAGCGCTTTTGATGTCCCACGATTCTGCTAGTTAGAAACTAAGGTCCTTGCAGCTTGGCTGCTTCATCCTGGAGAAAACAGTTACACCATTTGGTGGCTGCATAGTTTTCCAGCTCTTCTAATTTAGAGGCTTTATTATTTGGTTacttagtaattttttttttttatgaagtttGGGTACTTAGTAATTTTATGGTGACGTTTGTATCTAGCTTGAAAGAGTAACTTTTATGGTGACATTTGTATCTAGCTTTAAGCTAATGTGTCAGCTCTGTATTGCTCAAATATTCTGTGAATGTAGGGAAAGGGCATTTGCATAGTTTTTGAAGTTCGGAATTCCCAGAATGATCTTGTTTCTCTATATTATGTCACTCTAAAAAGTTGAACCTTCAATTGttatcaataatttaatttatgcCCACTAATTGTGAATTCCAATTGATCATATCCTTATTCTGTTATGTAATATGAACCTTGATATTTTACCAAATGTCTCGAGTGAGTTTTTCTGACATGCTATCATATCAATTGCAGGTCCATCATGGCTAGAGCTTTAGTTCAGTCAACCAACATCCCATCTTCAGTTGCCGGTGAAAGGACTAGGCAATTTAGTGGATCTGGGAAAAACAAAAAAACTGTTAAAATGCTATGTAATGTACAATCACCCTCCATAAGGTTGACCAATTTTACAGGACTGCGAGGGTGCAATGCAATAGATACACTTGTAAAATCTGGACAAACTCTCCATTCAAAAGTGGCAGCTGCAACTTCTGTCAGACGGCCAAGAGGTTGCCGGTTTGTCCCAAAAGCAATGTTTGAGCGCTTCACTGAGAAAGCAATAAAAGTCATTATGCTTGCACAAGAAGAGGCGAGACGACTAGGTCATAACTTCGTTGGCACAGAGCAGATTTTGTTGGGTCTTATTGGTGAGGGAACTGGTATTGCAGCTAAAGTTCTTAAATCCATGGGAATCAATTTAAAAGATGCCCGTGTGGAGGTGGAGAAGATAATTGGAAGGGGTAGTGGGTTTGTTGCTGTTGAGATTCCATTTACTCCTCGTGCAAAGCGTGTTCTTGAACTCTCTCTGGAGGAAGCCCGCCAACTAGGTACCTTATCTAATCATTTCAGTCTTATCTTGGGTTGTCTTTCAGACATTAAAAAAActtttcttttagatctattTTAATGTAGTTGTTGTAGACACGATTTTATatagttaatttattttatctcagtttCCTCTCTTGTCCATTCCATGCACGAGCTTCATTGAATTCTGAAAGTCATTTGGTTATTGTCTGTGCTGATTGGTTTTTCATACAGGGCATAACTACATTGGCTCGGAACACTTGCTGCTTGGACTGCTGCGTGAAGGTGAAGGTGTGGCTGCCCGTGTTCTTGAGAACTTGGGTGCTGACCCCAGTAACATTCGCACACAGGCAAGTACTTTGTGCTTCCTTTGATTaccttcattttttctttcttttttggttcTTTGGTGGGGCCAGGAGTAtctaaatcacttgaattcattgtAATAAAGTTTTTTTGTTTTATTGTATAAAATAGGTCATTCGAATGGTTGGCGAGAGTAATGAGGCTGTTGGTGCTAGTGTTGGTGGTGGAACTTCTGGACAAAAGATGCCTACATTGGAGGAGTACGGCACCAATTTGACAAAGTTGGCTGAAGAGGTACTTAGAAAGTTATATTTGTCGTGCAATGGTGACTATACTTAATTTTATTTATCTTTTTGCTGTTAAAAAAAATGGAGTTATATTTGTCATATTGTGGTGATTGGCTCTCTTCATTTATCTGATCTGGCCATATTGTGTTTTCAGGGGAAACTGGATCCTGTTGTTGGAAGACAGCCGCAAATTGAGCGCGTTACTCAAATCTTGGGTCGGCGTACAAAAAACAACCCTTGCCTTATTGGAGAACCAGGTGTTGGCAAAACTGCTATTGCTGAAGGTTTAGCTCAAAGAATTGCTAATGGCGATGTCCCCGAAACAATAGAGGGAAAGAAGGTAAAGAGGTGTATGATAAATATGCCGAACATGATGTATGCTTGTgcattattttctattttttcaatgTTATGTTAACTGTATAGCAGATCCAGTCTTAGGTGGGAACACTTAAAAAATCATATTTAATAGTGTCTTAGAATTTGTTTTTATTAAgtattaattttataaaattagaaatCAAAATTCCAAAGGCCGGATATATACAAGAAGTACGAAGAGTAGAAAATGCCATACTGTTATGTCAATCCCCATCTATAACTCAATCCTCAACCCCCACCCCTctcaaaataaagagaaaaaggaaacatGATTCTCCACAAACTATCAACCATCTAAGCTCATTAATATTTTTATAGGTGCTCCAAACATTTACAAAAAGCcatgaatgataaaaaaactTGTACGAGCTTGTTTTCGAATTCCAACCTCCTTAAGCGTACTCCACACATTTCCTTCAGTGATTGGTTTATGGACTCAGCTATGAAGTATTGGAGAAAAATAGGTTGTAGTTACTCTCTTAATTTAATTCTATTCCAACTAAAGCCATAAGGTAAAGAAGAgcctattttttgaatttttgaaatgtAACTGATTTCGATATGTCATATGTGGTATTACTTTTCTTTTTATTGTAAATCCCTTTTCTTATGTGACTTGCTATTGGTGATGATTAGGTCATAACACTAGATATGGGTTTGCTTGTTGCTGGGACAAAATACCGTGGAGAGTTTGAGGAAAGACTGAAGAAACTAATGGAAGAAATTAAACAAAGTGATGAAATAATACTCTTTATTGATGAAGTGCACACATTGATTGGAGCTGGAGCTGCAGAGGGGGCAATTGATGCTGCAAACATCTTGAAACCTGCCCTAGCTAGAGGGGAACTACAGGTTAGTTATCCTCCTAGACCTAGTATGTTCCTTGTAAATTTGAACGAGAATTAGAAATACACTTTTGAATTTGATGATTAATCATTATCTTGATCCTGAGTTAATCCTGGTAGAACTGCAAAAGAATGTCGAAAGATAAAGCTGTTAACATAACAAAATATTTACTGTTGGTGTAACTGAGAAGTATTTTATTTGGTTTCACTTGTCAGTGTATTGGAGCCACAACCCTGGATGAGTACAGAAAGCACATTGAGAAAGATCCTGCATTGGAGAGGAGATTCCAACCAGTTAAAGTCCCTGAACCTACTGTGGATGAAACCATACAGATCTTGAAAGGGCTTCGGGAGAGATATGAGATTCATCACAAGCTCCGTTACACCGATGAGGCATTAGAAGCTGCTGCCCAGCTTTCTTATCAGTACATCAGGTATCTAATCATATTttcattttccaaattttccttaTTCTCTCCTCGCTTTGAGTTGTTGGCACATTTTAACATTGGGATTTCATAACCAACTGATTTTTACGCGTATATTAAGATATATCCTTCCCAAAATGGTATTATGTTCTTACATAGTGTCCTAGAAGTTGGTTTCTTTTGTATCGACATCTGAATAAGCTTATGCATAGTTTTTTCTACTCCTGAAAATTGGCACATGTATCTCCACACCAAAATATTTTTCCTAGATTCCATGATAACTCATTTATAGTTGACCACACTTTTAACTTGAACCTTTGCTTGTTCCAGTGACCGTTTTCTGCCTGATAAGGCAATTGATTTGATTGATGAAGCTGGTTCCCGTGTTAGACTACGCCATGCACAGGTATAGAGTACTCTCTTAATCTACCTTTCCCTGCCCTCTTTTCCTAATGGAGTCATGACCCGTTTTCTTGATATGATCTAGCTCCCTGAGGAAGCAAGAGAGCTCGAGAAAGAACTCCGTCAGATTACTAAGGAGAAAAATGAAGCTGTGCGAGGTCAAGATTTTGAAAAGGTGATTGGTCTTCTCTGATCCTGTGCATAAAATTCCTGTGAACTGCTTTCTTCCTTAGTAAAAGCATTGAACTGCTTTTCATGCTAAATAGTGTAATTGCAGAGTTTACATTACATAATCTTGTATCTCTCAATGCATTTGACAGGCGGGGGAGCTGCGTGATAGAGAAATGGATCTTAAGGCACAGATCTCAGCCCtgatagacaaaaacaaagagaTGAGCAAGGCTGAATCTGAGGCTGGAGATACAGGTCCGCTCGTTACAGAGGCAGATATTCAGCACATTGTGTCTTCATGGACTGGCATCCCTGTCGAGAAGGTTTCAACAGATGAATCTGATCGCCTcttaaaaatggaagaaacactTCACACCAGAATCATTGGCCAGGATGAAGCTGTGAAAGCCATTAGTCGCGCTATCCGACGTGCTCGTGTTGGGCTCAAGAATCCCAACCGACCTATTGCCAGTTTCATCTTTTCTGGTCCAACTGGTGTTGGGAAATCAGAACTGGCCAAGGCTTTAGCAGCGTACTACTTTGGTTCTGAAGAAGCAATGATCCGGCTTGATATGAGTGAGTTTATGGAGAGACACACTGTCTCTAAACTCATTGGTTCACCCCCTGGTTATGTTGGTTACACTGAAGGTGGTCAACTGACTGAAGCTGTGAGGCGTCGACCTTACACTGTTGTGCTCTTTGATGAGATTGAGAAGGCTCATCCTGATGTCTTCAACATGATGCTTCAAATTCTTGAAGATGGAAGATTGACAGACAGCAAGGGCAGAACTGTCGACTTCAAGAATACACTTCTCATCATGACATCGAATGTCGGAAGCAGTGTGATAGAGAAAGGAGGCCGTC
This DNA window, taken from Nicotiana tabacum cultivar K326 chromosome 4, ASM71507v2, whole genome shotgun sequence, encodes the following:
- the LOC107771216 gene encoding ATP-dependent Clp protease ATP-binding subunit ClpA homolog CD4B, chloroplastic gives rise to the protein MARALVQSTNIPSSVAGERTRQFSGSGKNKKTVKMLCNVQSPSIRLTNFTGLRGCNAIDTLVKSGQTLHSKVAAATSVRRPRGCRFVPKAMFERFTEKAIKVIMLAQEEARRLGHNFVGTEQILLGLIGEGTGIAAKVLKSMGINLKDARVEVEKIIGRGSGFVAVEIPFTPRAKRVLELSLEEARQLGHNYIGSEHLLLGLLREGEGVAARVLENLGADPSNIRTQVIRMVGESNEAVGASVGGGTSGQKMPTLEEYGTNLTKLAEEGKLDPVVGRQPQIERVTQILGRRTKNNPCLIGEPGVGKTAIAEGLAQRIANGDVPETIEGKKVITLDMGLLVAGTKYRGEFEERLKKLMEEIKQSDEIILFIDEVHTLIGAGAAEGAIDAANILKPALARGELQCIGATTLDEYRKHIEKDPALERRFQPVKVPEPTVDETIQILKGLRERYEIHHKLRYTDEALEAAAQLSYQYISDRFLPDKAIDLIDEAGSRVRLRHAQLPEEARELEKELRQITKEKNEAVRGQDFEKAGELRDREMDLKAQISALIDKNKEMSKAESEAGDTGPLVTEADIQHIVSSWTGIPVEKVSTDESDRLLKMEETLHTRIIGQDEAVKAISRAIRRARVGLKNPNRPIASFIFSGPTGVGKSELAKALAAYYFGSEEAMIRLDMSEFMERHTVSKLIGSPPGYVGYTEGGQLTEAVRRRPYTVVLFDEIEKAHPDVFNMMLQILEDGRLTDSKGRTVDFKNTLLIMTSNVGSSVIEKGGRRIGFDLDYDEKDSSYNRIKSLVTEELKQYFRPEFLNRLDEMIVFRQLTKLEVKEIADIMLKEVFERLKNKEIELQVTERFRDRVVDEGYNPSYGARPLRRAIMRLLEDSMAEKMLAGEIKEGDSVIVDVDSDGNVTVLNGTSGTPSDPAPEPIPV